In the genome of Cynocephalus volans isolate mCynVol1 chromosome 10, mCynVol1.pri, whole genome shotgun sequence, the window ATCCTCCTTTGTGTATTCTTGTTAGGTATGGCTTTTCAGATTCCATCAAAACTGCAGTTGTTTCTCCCTTTTCTATTTCAGATAACTAAGTTATTTTCCatatcaacacagaaaaataagattACATATACATGAGCAAAATTCTTGTGCTGGAATGTGTTTATATTTACTAATATAAACACTACTAGGAGTTTGGTGTTTAGGATTGTGAAGAGTTTAACCAAACACAAAGTTTAAAGGAACAATTTACAtaagactgccctcacttcacACTAATTGCAAATTTAGGGGTTTCCCAAAATTACCTTCATTTTTAGTAATTCACTAGAAAGACTCTCAAAACTCACTGGATGTTTTTATACTTGGGGTTAATGGACTTTTACAGGGATAAGATGAACATTACAGGTAGccaagagaaaaatcacataagACAGAGTCCAGAGAAATACCAGATGATGATTTTTCCATTGTATTCTCCCCATAGGCTCAGGACACATTACATTCCCAGGATTAAGGTATAACATTAGATGCAGAGTACTGACAATCAAGGAAGCTCACCTGAGCCCTGGTATCTAGAGTAATTATCGGGGTTCCATTACATAGCCGTTATTGGTTGATTTCCCATGTGGTTAATGTCCGTCTCCTGTTTAACTGGTTCCATGTGATGATCTAAAGCCCTACCTTAAATCACTTTGTTGGTCTTTCTGACATTGTGACACCCCCCACCCTCCAACCAAGGTGTGGCCAGCCACAACCCTATATCATATTGTCAGACTATCCAGAGTGACCCATGGCCTCTAAGCAAACAAAGACACTCTCCTCAGTCATGACATTCCAAGAGCCTACAGATTACATGTCAGATGCTAAGGACAACATCCAGACCTCTTTTTGAGGTAGGTTAATTTCTTTACTTCATAAGGATATAGAGCATAAACCCAAATATACAAAGTACTAATTATgtcattgtttttcttaaagttccttttcattcatatttcattgtgtacataaTTTATTGGTAACATAATTTACCATGCAAGATTTTAGACTGACTAGGAAATTCAGTAGAAATAGTTAAGAGGTTAACTGtatgtatcacattaattttttaaattaagtcttTTATTTCTACCATCGAACTCACATATGAGACTTGGTGTGGTTCTTACTGGCTCTCATGCAAACCAGAGACAATGTTGCACAGTGGAAAACAAAGATGGAACATTGCTTGTTTTCATTAAAGTTTCGAAGTCTTGAAAACTCTGAACAGAGCTTTCCATGGTCCACATCTCTGAATTCTCTGTCCTGATAGGAGGCAAGATCCCAGCTGAGATGGAGACTATTCCAGAAGCAGGACCACACGAAGATTTGTCCTGCCAACAAATCTGGGAACAAATTGAAAGTGACCTAACCAGGTGTCAAGATTCCACGATAAATAGCTCTCAGTTCCCCAAACAAGGTGATTTGCCCTGCCAGATTGAGGCAGGACTATCAGTAATTCATACAGGACAGAAACCTTACCATGGTAATGGGTATGAACAGTCCTTCagtgatgtctccaactttgaTCTTCATCAACAGTTGCACTCAGGAGAGAAGGCACATATATGTGATGAGTGTGGAAAAAGCTTCTGTTATAGCTCAGCTCTAAATATCCATCAGAGAGTTCACATGGGAGAAAAATGCTATAAGTGCGATATGTGTGGTAAGGAATTCAGTCATGATTCACATCTGCAAGCCCATCAGAAAGTCCACACTGTAGAGAAACCGTTCAAATGTGAGCAGTGTGGGAAAGGCTTCAGTCGTAGATCAGCACTTAATGTTCATTGCAAATTACACAcgggagagaaaccttacaattGTGAGGAATGTGGGAGGGCCTTCATTCATGCTTTCCATCTTCAGGAACATCTGAGAATCCATACTGGTGAGAAACCATTCAAATGTGATATATGTGGTAAGAGCTTCCATGGTAGATCAAACTTTAATAGACATGCTACGgtacacacaggagagaaaccattCAGATGTGATATATGTGGTAAGAACTTTCGTCAGAGATCAGCACTTAACAGTCATTTCATGGTCCACACAGAAGAGAAACCACACAAATGTGAGGAGTGTGGAAAGGGTTTTATCTATAGACGAGATCTTTATAAACATCAGGTAGTCCACACGGGAGAGAAACCATATAATTGTAAAGAATGTGGTAAGAGATTCAGATGGTCCTCATGTCTTTTGAAACATCAGCGTGTCCACagtggaaaaaaaaacatttaaatgtgaAGAGTGTGGGAGGAGATTTTATAGAAATTCACAATGTTATTCCTATCAGAGAGCCCACAGTGGGGAAAAGCCATACGCATGCTAGGAGTGTGGGAAGGGCTACAAAAGGAGGTTGTATCTTGACTTTCACCAGAGGATCCACATAGGAGAAAAACTCTATAattgtaaggaatgtgggaagagCTTCATTCAGGCCCCATGTCTTTTGAAACATCAGAATCCACAGTGGAGAAAAACCAAGTGTGAAGAGTGTGGGAAGAGATTTACACAGAATTCAGAACTTCTTTCCCATCAGAGAGTTCACAATGGAGAAAAGCCATACAAAGGTAAGGACTGTGGGAAGGGCTTCAGCTGGGCCTCAACTCGTCTAACCCATCAGAGACTtcacagcagagaaagaaagaagagcttTGTACACAGTTCCTACtttaaacaacaaaaagcccACATTGGAGAAAATCCATACAAATGTGAGTCTGTGGGAAGGGCTACAGCAAGAGCTTACATCTTGAACTGCATCCACATGGGAGAAACACCATGTAAGTGTGGGGAGTGTGGTATGTGCTTCAATCAGGTCTCACGTCTTCTACTTCATCAAAGAGAAACTTAGAAATACAGTGTGCATGGTAATATCTTCACTCAGCATTCTCAGCTACAGTCAGGTCATCTGAGTTCCACAGGGAAGAAACACTGAAAATGTGAGCTGTGATAAGCACTTCAGTTCGAGTTTCTGTCTTATTTATCACAGAATCCATGctgatgataaattttatttggtCTAGTAGGAGGGAAAACAGTTGTTTAAATAAAGTCAGTATTTTGGCCATAGCTCAGCGTATTGCAGTGGTTCAGAGACCACATGTTGGAGAACCCTTGTAAGTAGTGAAGTAAGGGTTTCATTCAGAAGCTTGACGATTATAATTATCACTCAGGAGACAGGACTTAGAAAGAATAAGGGTTTGTTCAGGCATTTACAAAACTCTCATGATACACATTCCAAAATTGCTGTGTACTAGATTGTatgctccatgaggacagggtcTTTGTTTTCTGCTGAAtttccattgtcttttttttttttttcagccggCCAGTATAGgtccttgaccatggtgttacaacacagtgctctaaccatctACAACCTTAACATTCATTAGCACTTTATAGGTGTGTTCAGTGcttgtttgttaaatgaatgaaaaggagaatatttacaatattttaaagttgTATCCAGAAGAAGAAACCTGCAAAGAATGATTCAGGGGAACAATCATGAGTTGAAATTCAGAATACACTCCTGTACTACAATGCACagcattattttgaatattatcaTGTTACACTTGGCCCCTGGCTTCCCCCATCCTCTGTTCTGAAGTTGCGTTCTTATTATTTGTGGCTATGTCTAGTGTTTCATTGGTTGTGTACCCTATGAATTCAGCTATCTTTTGTAACTTTTATCACAGTACAGACTATAAAGTTTTAGTTAACTTTGCAGTAACAGACCACTGCATATTTCACCATCACATTTTTCCAACAGTGTTAAGGCAGGCTTTATAGTAACACTTTAAAAGTGTCAAATGTAGTTGTCATTGACAAAAGTTTTCTTATTCCTTCCTCAGTTGATCATGATTTGTGATTCTCTGCATTTTCATGCAATCTTTGATATGATCACCTTCTAATTGCTGTAGCATTTCTTTTATCAAACTTCTCAGGTAGAAGCCATGCCAGATTGGAAGGGCATCTTTTGTCAACCTCCTTACCCCACATTCTTCTCCTATCCCCCTGAAGTAAATACCAAGAGAAACTTATTGGTGATTAGTAATttcatcaaatatatttattattgggGCCACACAAACATGCTGTTCTTTGTTGTTGTCAGTAAAAATATGTCTTTTGGTAGGCTGTATATGAAAATATGAGAATGTTTTGATCTCAAAATTATGGATTGGAAATTATGACTATGGATTAAAACACCAAAACATAGAAGACCACATTGATGTTGTCACTCCATTTTATAGTGGGAAGGATAAGTGTTCAACAATAGGAATttgtgtgaattttatttattcttataaaaGCAGGAAGCCAATAAAATGATGGCAGAGACATGCAgtaaataaatgtagaagaacATAATGTGGGCATTGTGCAATCAGATTGTAGCCTTCATAACATAATcagattaatatatatttttgtgtgcttCTGGTCTTTTGAGTGTTTACATGCATAATTTAATGTGTGAAGGAATGTTCTTACTGACTTTCTCTGACAAATATTTGCtggcattttcccattttttaatttcatgtcttattttttaatttcttagtgAACATCAGTTTTACCAAAGCAGTTAATTATTGcagtaaaactgaaaaattactaaTGTAATAACTTACCAGTAAGGACTTCTGATAAGATTAATCTACATTATCATATAACACAAATTCAAAATTAAGGAATAGAACTATGGaagtcaattttctttctttttttttttttttgtcttcttcgtGACCAgtacccagccagtgagtgcaccggccattcctatataggatccgaacccgcggcgggagcgtcgccacgctcccagcgccgcactctcccgagtgcgccacgggctcggcccggaagtcaattttcaaaacaaaaaattctctctttgtttgaATACATGGAAAAGTTTATGAGTGGTCAAATGTCTTTGTAATTAATGTGTGTGAAACTTCTTTAGGCATAAGTCAGGGAGTGGGAAAATTCTGGAGATAGAGATAAAGTGGGTGTACATATGTTgtggaagtgaaaaaaaaaatcagtgaaggtTCTTTGATGAAAAGGTGCACATGGTCAGGGAACATAGCATGACAGCAGCGGGGCCTGTAAGGATGTGAAGCCAGGTAGTTCAAAGAACAGATTTGGATGCCAATCCATACTTAAACACCATGGTGATATTTTAAGTGTATTATGTTAAAGGGTTTTCCTCAGCAAAGTGTCAAATGGAGATAGattagatttttataatttttcgaGACTGTATCTTTTCAGGATGTTAGGCAGTTATTAAGATCCATGCTGTTTGAATTTGCACAGTGGATTGGAGGTCCCTAAGACCACCTCCAGGTTTAATGATTTGCTAAGAGGAGTCAGAATATAGTTGTacttattacagtgaaaggatacaaagcaaaattaAAGGGAAAAGCCTCGTGGGCGATGTCTAGAGGAAACGGTGCAAACTTGCAAGAGTCCTCCTTGCATGGTGTTATGTAGGATTAATTTATTTCTCCAGCATTGGCTTGTGATAGTACTTGTGAAGTGTTTACAGTGGAAGCTTGTTAATGACCAGTTCCTAAATTTCTTACTGGGACTGATCATGTAGGTACCATCTGCCTAGCAACTACAAAGATTCCATACTTCACTTTGTACAGTTTAGGCACAGTGAACTGCTCTTAACAGTTATGGAATGGTGGCAACCCTCCCAAACTCCATGTTCCCTGACATCAACCAAAGGCCAGTCTTGCAAGGAGTCCTTTATAAGATAAGCAGTCTCAGGCCTGCaatgttaactcttttctgtGCACATGGTATCAGAAAACAAGGGCCTTCGgtggcgttttttttttttttcccctttttcttttaaactctcACCTGATACAAGAATAGCTCATCTCCAAGGCAGTTATTTGTAACAGAAAATTTAGcagattaaacaaaaaaatacttggCTATTATAACTAAAAAGGCCATCATCTACTCTGCTGTGTGTCCTGAGTTATCAAATTGGTTACAGGATGGCATCAATACCTGAGATTAGTTGGTTTGTGTTTCTTATATTCCTGTCTCCCAAAGTGCATGAGGTCATGACTGCCAGCCACACTGAGTACTAAATAGCTAGCTCTGCATCTAGTTCCCCAAGTCTTTGTGGGGCCAATATTCTCTGCCACTTGTCACCATGAAATTGACTTCTCTTCTCTTTGTGGACCCTGGTGACTTTCCTATCTTAACTTTGAACTTGGCTACATTTTAACAATTGGTGGGGATTTTTACAGATTATCATCCTTACTCTGTGTTTGAAAGAGGAGAGGTTTCCCAAGTATTAAAGTCTAACCATATCAGTAGGATATCCATTTAAGGATGTGAATTCAGTACCACAatatcttctgtttttgtttttaacacacTTGGACTTCTTGGATGGTGGagtttttaaggaaaatttatagtaaaagtacttttatattcttttacttATAAGAATAATGCCTAGACATTGAAAACAAGTAAAATTGGTACAGAAAAgtctaaagaagaaaatggaagataGTAGGAATATTTTGGTAAGCATGCTTCAGTGTATCTATGGTTACAATTGTATAGAATTTTACAAAGCTAGGAACATAATATGCATACTAGTTTCTAACTGAATTTTTCGCCTAATTGAAACTATTGTTAAAGGTATTTTCAGTAAATTGACCTGCAACCTTTTTTCTAATGTCTGCACCATATTCTGGTATACcaaatattgttttctctttgaACAGTTTTCTGTTGCATTCTCTCTcacagggtgatggagatgcaaaaaggattactcaaaacccatttcttctgagcagtgagataccccaaggggttaatttcctggaaccctcaaaagagaggcattcctcatttgggaaattaaccctgaagtggggttctgtctcagtatttattctcaggccagaaagttacagaaaaggatcataggtggagttatgcctaagtatagtttaacaatagaggctggtaacatcagcaAAGTAACAAAGTGACATTGCATAATGCAATTTTCCACCAataaaagcttgttcttagcaaatactgtgttttcctacagcagtttcctcagtatttttaacataacaataaagcaactttcttaacatataaATCAGTAGGTTTACCTgctccaaggacatctgtccttgagccagtgattttgctgtgttacaattctttatcaaTATCAGAGACTTAagtctggggaaagtttcctgtcttttgcaaggttaacatttctatatgtaattttaaaaagttagctcaaacctgaaactacagggctttggaaactaggccctgtgaaatccATTTCCTTTATAagtgttagtatactccacagtttTCTACTGGTGAAGACCTGTGTCATGATCAATTTTATGTGGCAACATGCTTAGACTACAGTCCCCAGTTATTTAATCAAATGCTAATATAGGTATTtgttgtgaaggtattttgtagatatttaGTCCATAATCAGTTGGCTTTTTTTATGGATATTATGCTTAGATAATCTGGCTTGGCCTGATCAATGAGTTGAAAGAGTAGAGCTGGAGCttccctgaaagaagaaataattccaCCTTTTGGTAGCATCTTCATCTCATGGGTTAGAGTTCCCTTTTGGCCTTCTTGGAGGCCTGCTATATGCACATGGAATTGTTTAGGCAGTCCCATAGTCACTTAAGAGAGTTGCTTGCAATAAACCTTTTGTGTATCTCCTACTAATTTTGTTCCTCTGGTTGAACTCTgacaaaaaaagattttgttcTATAAGTGGTTCTATAGTAAAAGAATTTTAAGGATGAGTTTTCTCAACTATTCTGTATTTTCTGGAATTGAATTTCTAATCTTACTAAATTTAAAGGCACTATTGACTTTATTTCCAGTGAAAAATAGGGCATTGATTATCAGTGGCATGACATGGCAGTAAAGAAGTGCAAGTATCACACTGTATAGTCCCAATTAAATAACTATAGAAAGTGAGGTTCTAGGTGAGGAATTTGTTACTTTGACATATTAGTTAAAGTAAGGAGTATAGTGGGATTTGCTGTTTGCTCCTAATTGTGCTGaaggaagtagaaaagaaaaagtagagctTAAGAACTCAAATTCCAGCTCAGGCGTAATGACCTGAAAGCTTCAAGTCATTGTGCATTGACTTCTTGACCTTGCCTTATTGATCTTGGTGTCCACAGTAAATAAATCTATGGAAATGTTACAGCAAAAGTAACCAAGGAAATGCAGACactcagagagatggagaagTCAGATGATTTATTACACTAGCGGTCCCAGGTGAACTGttccaaattcctgggccccaaaTGCGGGGAAGAATGGGGTTATATACTTTTCTTGAGCAAGCAAGCAAGCCTTATTATTGGCTCTGTCTGTATCTAGGCAGAGTTACTCAAATTGGGGGCTTCACAATGTGGGTAAGGGGCTTCATCAAATTGGGTTACAATGGCAGGAAATGTGGTTAAGGTGCTTTCTGCAAACTGAGCCTGCCAGCTTCTCACACGCAGGCCAAGCTGACAAGCTCTGACCACAGAGTCACTGAAAAGCTTTTTACACACACAGAGCTGACAGCCAGGCAAAACTGCAGAATTACAGAAGCCGAAGATGTGATTAACTGTTAACCCCTAACACACTCTTAGGTGTCCCTTACAAGCAAGCACATTACAGttgcaaaattaaaacaagggGAGGACAAGGGATTTACATTCTGGGGTCTTTAGGAAGTCTATGGAACTCTTACCTGATCTGAATAGGCAGAAGAGTTCTATTTCAAGTAAACGGAAATCTAACTTGAATCACCTAAAACAGAGTCACAGACCCCACATCAATTCCAAGATTTGTCCAGTTTACAAATCCACAATCCCTTGGAAGAAGGGGAGGGCATTTCCTGCTAAGGATGGACACTGCTACACTGCAAACAATTTATACTGttaatcttttccccagtgtttccCACAGGGGCCTGTGGCCATGAGCTTGTGTGACTGTGTACTCAAAAGGAGAAGTAGTCACACTTTTTGGCAATGACTGGTTCCTTGTTCTCAAATGGtacattgatattttgatgattGGACCTGGTGAGCAAGATATAGGAACTAATCTAGGCATATTGGCAGGACACTTGCATGTCAGAGGGAAGGAATAAATCCCAGAAATATTCAGGGACCTTCACCTCAGTGAAATTTTCAGGTGTTCACTGATACGGACCTTTtgagatatcccttctaaggtgaaggaCATGTTACATCTGGATTCTTCTACCACCAAAAAAGAGTCACAATGCCTAGTTTTTGAGGTTATTTATTCCTCATTGAGGTGTGCTACTTTTCCTTTTATGAGTGACCTGAAAACTTTTTGACTGGACCCAGAACAAGAGTAGAGTCTGCAAATTGTCCTAGGTGATGTGTAAGTTACTGTACTTGGACTTTATGATCTGGAAGATTCAAATGTGCTTGAAATGTCAGTGGCAGATAGTGATGCTGTGTGGAGACGTTGGCTGACTCCAATTGGTAAATCAAAACACGGATgtttaggattttggagcaaagcCCACCTCTGCATATACCCACTCTCCTTTTGAGAAGCAGCTTTTGGTTTTGCTAGGTTAATAGATACAGCACTGAACAAAGGGTGACCAATTTCGCATCTGACCTGAACTTCCCATCATGAATTGGCTGTTGTTGGCCCCTCCATGTGTTTAAGTTGCACATACACAATaggattccatttttatttatttttttttttaattttatttttttttaatttttttaattttttttaaattttattttgtcgatatacattgtagctgattattgcttcccatcaccaaaacctccctcccttctccctcccccccgacaatgtcctttctgtttgcttgttgtatcaacttcaaataattgtggttgttatatcttcttccccccccccccccggtttgtgtgtgtgtgtgtatgtgtgtgtgtgaatttatatattaatttttagctccctccaataagtgagaacatgtggtatttctctttctgtgcctgacttgtttcacttaatataattctctcaaggtccatccatgttgttgcaaatggcagtatttcattcgtttttatagctgagtagtatt includes:
- the LOC134386943 gene encoding LOW QUALITY PROTEIN: zinc finger protein-like (The sequence of the model RefSeq protein was modified relative to this genomic sequence to represent the inferred CDS: deleted 1 base in 1 codon; substituted 1 base at 1 genomic stop codon); this translates as MTTFKETVTFKDVAVVFTEEELGLLDSTQRKLYQDVMLENFRNLLSVGRQLFKQDSFHIIKEGKFWMMKTATQREGNLGGKIPAEMETIPEAGPHEDLSCQQIWEQIESDLTRCQDSTINSSQFPKQGDLPCQIEAGLSVIHTGQKPYHGNGYEQSFSDVSNFDLHQQLHSGEKAHICDECGKSFCYSSALNIHQRVHMGEKCYKCDMCGKEFSHDSHLQAHQKVHTVEKPFKCEQCGKGFSRRSALNVHCKLHTGEKPYNCEECGRAFIHAFHLQEHLRIHTGEKPFKCDICGKSFHGRSNFNRHATVHTGEKPFRCDICGKNFRQRSALNSHFMVHTEEKPHKCEECGKGFIYRRDLYKHQVVHTGEKPYNCKECGKRFRWSSCLLKHQRVHVEKKTFKCEECGRRFYRNSQCYSYQRAHSGEKPYACXECGKGYKRRLYLDFHQRIHIGEKLYNCKECGKSFIQAPCLLKHQNPQWRKTKCEECGKRFTQNSELLSHQRVHNGEKPYKGKDCGKGFSWASTRLTHQRLHSRERKKSFVHSSYFKQQKAHIGENPYKCESVGRATARAYILNCIHMGETPCKCGECGMCFNQVSRLLLHQRET